One Thermincola ferriacetica DNA window includes the following coding sequences:
- a CDS encoding D-alanyl-D-alanine carboxypeptidase family protein: MITILFPTQGFAAPEQQPLLETTAESAILIDAVTGKVLFEKAADVERPPASVTKVMTLLVALEQLAKGKISLSDKVVTSENASGMGGSQVYLEPNEELSMREMLISIAVGSANDACVAVAEHIAGSHEAYVKMMNEKAKELGLKHTHFANAYGLPAEGHYTSARDLAVMMREALKYPLFSKLTSIKRYDLRGGEFVLWNTNKLLWWYDGCDGGKTGWTSEAKYCLASTCKRNGLRLIAVVMATPEPRSHFRESMRLYNYGFARYEAANIAEQGKKLGKIRVSKGQWDWVDAVTASDVAIVVPKGEKKSVTYKLDLVPYVKAPVKKGQKVGQVTVMKDKEQVLKVNLVAARDVEKGGVFKHIVKLVRSTITPAE; encoded by the coding sequence ATGATAACCATACTGTTTCCCACGCAGGGTTTTGCTGCTCCTGAACAGCAGCCTTTGCTGGAAACTACGGCAGAATCTGCTATACTTATCGATGCAGTGACGGGTAAAGTACTGTTTGAAAAAGCGGCTGATGTGGAAAGGCCGCCGGCCAGTGTAACCAAGGTTATGACCTTGCTGGTTGCCCTGGAACAACTGGCCAAAGGGAAAATTTCTCTGTCTGACAAAGTAGTTACCAGCGAAAATGCTTCCGGGATGGGAGGTTCCCAGGTTTATCTGGAGCCAAACGAAGAACTGTCCATGCGGGAAATGCTGATTTCCATAGCTGTGGGGTCGGCAAACGATGCCTGTGTTGCTGTGGCTGAACACATAGCCGGCTCTCATGAAGCATATGTTAAGATGATGAACGAAAAGGCCAAAGAACTAGGCCTTAAACATACTCATTTTGCCAATGCCTATGGGCTTCCGGCAGAAGGACATTATACCTCTGCCCGGGACTTGGCTGTTATGATGAGGGAAGCTTTAAAATATCCCCTTTTCAGTAAGCTTACTTCCATAAAACGTTATGACTTGCGCGGTGGGGAGTTTGTCCTCTGGAATACCAACAAACTGCTGTGGTGGTATGATGGATGTGACGGCGGCAAGACGGGGTGGACGTCGGAAGCAAAATACTGTCTTGCGTCCACCTGCAAGCGCAACGGTCTGCGGTTAATCGCCGTTGTTATGGCTACGCCGGAACCCCGCAGCCATTTCCGGGAATCCATGAGATTATACAATTACGGATTTGCCCGCTATGAAGCTGCCAACATCGCCGAACAAGGAAAAAAACTTGGTAAGATCCGGGTGAGTAAAGGACAATGGGACTGGGTGGATGCGGTAACGGCCTCCGATGTGGCTATAGTCGTTCCCAAGGGCGAGAAAAAGTCAGTTACCTATAAGCTTGACCTGGTACCTTATGTTAAGGCTCCCGTCAAAAAGGGGCAAAAGGTAGGCCAAGTCACTGTAATGAAAGATAAAGAACAGGTTTTAAAGGTTAATTTAGTGGCAGCCCGTGATGTGGAAAAAGGCGGCGTCTTTAAACACATCGTTAAGCTTGTCCGTTCTACCATCACCCCGGCAGAATAG
- the spoIIAA gene encoding anti-sigma F factor antagonist — MCISSEYKESVLLVKLTGDFDMAVADNIRCHIDKQLDEGLVKNVVLDLSDVGFIDSSGLGVILGRYKRISQLGGKMAIIGAQPQVNRILELSGIQKIIDCYSAEEEALQAM; from the coding sequence ATGTGCATTTCGTCTGAATATAAAGAAAGTGTTTTGCTGGTAAAACTAACCGGTGATTTTGACATGGCTGTTGCCGATAACATCAGGTGCCATATAGATAAGCAGTTGGATGAAGGGTTGGTTAAAAATGTTGTTTTGGATCTATCAGACGTTGGGTTTATTGACAGTTCCGGTTTAGGCGTAATTTTGGGCCGATACAAGCGCATCAGCCAATTGGGAGGAAAAATGGCTATTATTGGGGCGCAGCCACAGGTTAACAGAATACTGGAGTTATCCGGTATCCAAAAAATAATTGACTGTTACAGTGCAGAAGAAGAGGCGCTGCAGGCGATGTAA
- the spoIIAB gene encoding anti-sigma F factor, translating to MKLKNKMSIEILSLPENVALARVTVAAFAAQLDFTLEDLEEIKVAVSEAVSNSLIHGYASKTDCMVGINAVIYDNDVLEVEIKDNGVGIADIQQAMQPAYSTTPERMGLGFSFMQSFMDSVQVDSAPGQGTTVKLTKKPSKTVDKQDN from the coding sequence ATGAAACTTAAAAACAAAATGAGCATAGAGATATTAAGTTTACCGGAAAACGTGGCTTTGGCCAGGGTAACTGTGGCAGCTTTTGCGGCTCAACTGGATTTTACGCTGGAAGACCTGGAAGAAATTAAAGTCGCTGTCTCGGAAGCCGTTTCCAACAGTCTAATTCACGGTTATGCTAGTAAAACCGATTGCATGGTTGGAATAAATGCCGTCATTTACGATAATGATGTTTTAGAAGTAGAGATTAAAGACAATGGCGTGGGAATTGCCGACATCCAACAGGCCATGCAGCCTGCATATAGCACCACGCCGGAGAGAATGGGACTGGGCTTTTCTTTTATGCAGTCTTTTATGGATTCCGTACAGGTAGATTCTGCACCGGGTCAGGGCACTACTGTTAAACTCACAAAAAAGCCAAGCAAAACTGTTGACAAACAGGATAATTAG
- the sigF gene encoding RNA polymerase sporulation sigma factor SigF has product MSTRLSEMNLPRFPLLSDKEMKELLIKAKNGDQAAREKLVNCNLKLVFNLVQRFCNRGYEPEDLFQIGTIGLIKAIDKFDLSYDVKFSTYAVPLIIGEIRRFLRDDNPVKVSRSVKETANKINRAREKLSASLGRDPTISEIAKEVGMEREEIVNAMEASQLPTSIYETLYQDDGDPIYVMDAITGSSGDEGQWFEHMALKDVLQKLPEREKKVLLLRFFEDKTQTQVAEILGISQVQVSRIERQALKTIRSMIGLNDRN; this is encoded by the coding sequence ATGAGTACCCGGTTATCAGAAATGAATCTGCCGCGGTTCCCTCTGTTATCCGACAAAGAAATGAAAGAACTTCTTATAAAAGCAAAAAACGGCGACCAGGCGGCACGTGAAAAATTAGTTAACTGTAACTTAAAGCTGGTATTTAATCTGGTACAGCGATTTTGCAACAGGGGCTACGAACCTGAAGACCTTTTCCAGATAGGCACTATTGGGCTGATCAAAGCGATAGATAAATTTGACTTAAGCTATGATGTGAAATTTTCTACATACGCTGTTCCTCTGATTATCGGTGAAATAAGAAGATTTTTACGTGATGACAATCCAGTGAAAGTGAGCCGCTCCGTTAAGGAAACAGCCAATAAAATTAACCGGGCGCGGGAAAAATTGTCAGCTTCACTGGGTAGGGACCCGACCATAAGTGAGATTGCCAAAGAGGTGGGCATGGAGAGGGAGGAAATTGTTAACGCTATGGAAGCTTCGCAATTGCCCACTTCAATATATGAAACTCTTTACCAGGATGACGGAGACCCCATCTACGTTATGGATGCGATAACCGGATCATCCGGCGATGAAGGCCAATGGTTTGAGCATATGGCCCTGAAAGATGTTTTGCAAAAACTGCCCGAAAGAGAAAAAAAAGTTCTCTTGCTAAGATTTTTTGAAGATAAAACCCAAACCCAGGTAGCAGAGATTCTGGGGATTTCTCAGGTTCAGGTGTCACGCATAGAAAGACAGGCTTTGAAAACAATCCGATCGATGATTGGTTTAAATGATAGAAACTGA
- a CDS encoding dodecin family protein, with protein sequence MYVKVAEVIGESKDNWKDAVQNAVNEAMKYHDNITGVEIYNLTADVHNGKLVDFKANVKIAYTD encoded by the coding sequence ATGTACGTCAAAGTGGCAGAAGTTATTGGAGAATCTAAGGACAACTGGAAAGACGCGGTACAAAATGCAGTGAACGAGGCTATGAAATACCATGACAACATTACCGGGGTTGAGATTTACAACCTTACTGCAGACGTTCATAACGGGAAACTTGTTGATTTTAAAGCAAATGTAAAAATTGCTTACACTGATTAG
- the spoVAC gene encoding stage V sporulation protein AC, whose product MADHIEPSDQQLQKIVYQQMVQQTKPKPPVLRNVIGAFFFGGLICIIGQALINIYMQFGLDQRAASTAASATLVFVAALLTGLGVYDSIAKYAGAGTIVPITGFANSIVAPALEFRREGMVLGTGAKIFTLAGPVLVCGFVTSWLIGLVVYLTK is encoded by the coding sequence TTGGCAGATCATATTGAGCCTTCGGACCAGCAACTGCAAAAAATTGTTTATCAACAAATGGTCCAGCAAACAAAACCCAAACCGCCTGTGCTAAGAAATGTTATCGGCGCTTTCTTTTTCGGCGGTTTGATCTGCATTATAGGCCAGGCGCTTATTAACATATATATGCAGTTTGGACTGGATCAAAGGGCGGCCAGTACGGCTGCTTCAGCAACACTGGTATTTGTGGCGGCCCTGCTGACAGGGTTAGGCGTTTACGATTCTATTGCTAAGTATGCCGGCGCGGGGACCATAGTGCCAATTACCGGGTTTGCCAATTCCATTGTTGCTCCGGCCTTGGAGTTTCGCAGGGAAGGCATGGTTCTGGGAACAGGGGCGAAAATTTTTACTTTGGCCGGTCCGGTATTGGTTTGTGGATTTGTCACTTCGTGGCTCATTGGGCTGGTAGTTTATTTAACGAAGTAG
- the spoVAD gene encoding stage V sporulation protein AD: protein MVETTVVNRAVKKLGKQTFQLANPPVIVGAAAIVGPKEGQGPLGNIFDLVLPDTLAGEKTWEKAERKMLKDAVNMALQKANLTTKDIDFFMAGDLLNQIISANFTARDLGIPFIGLYGACSTMVESLCLGSMLIDGGFANNVAVAASSHYDTAERQYRFPTELGVQRPPSAQWTVTGAGAMVVSGTGIGPAVTHVTIGKVIDLGIKDANDMGSAMAPAAADTIVAHFKETTRQPSDYDLIISGDLASIGHSLTIQLVKQAGYDMSKNFTDCGILIFDPSQDTHAGGSGCGCSAVVLSSYILGQMKAGKYKRVLAIGTGALLSPTATLQGESIPGVAHAVVMDAYSLSGG from the coding sequence ATGGTTGAAACCACAGTAGTAAACAGAGCAGTAAAAAAGCTTGGTAAGCAAACCTTTCAGTTGGCTAACCCACCTGTTATCGTGGGGGCCGCTGCCATTGTGGGTCCCAAAGAAGGACAAGGCCCGCTGGGAAATATTTTTGACCTGGTACTGCCTGATACCCTGGCCGGTGAAAAAACCTGGGAAAAAGCTGAACGCAAAATGCTGAAGGATGCCGTAAATATGGCTTTACAAAAGGCTAACCTGACGACGAAAGATATTGATTTTTTTATGGCCGGAGACCTGCTCAACCAAATAATCTCCGCTAACTTTACCGCCCGTGACCTGGGAATACCTTTTATTGGTTTATATGGAGCATGTTCCACCATGGTGGAAAGTCTGTGTTTGGGCTCAATGCTGATAGATGGAGGATTTGCCAATAATGTTGCCGTCGCGGCTTCCAGCCATTATGATACGGCTGAACGACAGTATCGGTTTCCAACAGAACTGGGCGTCCAACGTCCTCCTTCGGCTCAGTGGACGGTCACGGGAGCAGGTGCCATGGTAGTAAGCGGAACAGGGATCGGCCCTGCCGTAACCCATGTAACTATCGGCAAGGTTATCGACCTGGGGATCAAAGACGCCAATGATATGGGTTCAGCTATGGCCCCGGCCGCTGCAGATACAATTGTCGCCCATTTTAAAGAAACGACCAGGCAGCCTTCTGATTATGACCTGATTATTTCCGGCGATTTAGCCAGTATAGGCCATTCTTTAACTATACAACTGGTAAAACAGGCCGGCTATGATATGTCGAAGAATTTTACCGATTGCGGTATATTGATTTTTGACCCATCCCAGGATACCCATGCCGGAGGCAGCGGTTGCGGTTGTTCGGCGGTAGTTCTTAGTTCCTATATACTGGGGCAAATGAAGGCAGGGAAGTATAAGAGAGTACTGGCAATTGGTACCGGCGCTTTATTAAGCCCTACTGCCACGCTACAGGGTGAATCGATTCCCGGAGTGGCCCATGCCGTGGTGATGGATGCATATAGTTTGTCAGGAGGTTGA
- the spoVAE gene encoding stage V sporulation protein AE, with product MEYFKAFIIGGGICVIGQLLIDLTSYRITPSHILVSFVTAGAILSAMGLYQPLIDLAGAGATVPLPGFGHILAQGAIKGVTEKGLLGAFGGGIEAASVGIGAAVIFGYLVAVAFTPKGE from the coding sequence ATGGAGTATTTTAAAGCATTTATAATCGGGGGCGGAATTTGTGTTATCGGTCAATTACTCATCGATTTGACCAGTTACCGGATAACTCCCTCCCATATACTGGTTAGCTTTGTAACGGCCGGCGCCATACTAAGCGCCATGGGTTTATATCAGCCCTTGATTGATTTGGCCGGCGCAGGGGCAACGGTCCCGTTGCCGGGTTTTGGTCATATTTTGGCGCAGGGTGCCATTAAGGGAGTTACGGAGAAAGGACTGCTCGGAGCATTTGGCGGGGGTATCGAAGCAGCTTCTGTAGGAATTGGCGCCGCTGTAATATTTGGTTACTTGGTGGCGGTGGCATTCACTCCCAAAGGAGAATAA
- a CDS encoding stage V sporulation protein AE: MKKQTRKVIIVTDGDMVAKRTVEIAARNVGARCISLSAGNPTPISGQQAVELIKLTPHDPVVLMVDDRGNTGFGKGEQVLDYVVRHPEIDVLGVVAVASNTSGIQGTRVDKSITRDGVIVDGPVDKYGQPEPANHKYLEGDTVSVLNSLDVKVIIGLGDIGKMDMADDISNGAPLTTLALQEVINRSGYKNGRNDGSKDPGK, translated from the coding sequence ATGAAAAAGCAAACCAGAAAAGTTATTATTGTTACCGATGGAGACATGGTGGCAAAAAGGACTGTGGAGATTGCTGCCAGGAATGTCGGCGCCCGGTGCATTTCACTGTCTGCCGGAAACCCCACGCCAATATCGGGCCAGCAAGCTGTAGAACTGATTAAGCTGACGCCTCATGACCCGGTTGTCTTAATGGTTGACGATCGCGGAAACACGGGGTTTGGTAAAGGAGAACAAGTCCTGGATTACGTGGTCCGGCACCCCGAGATAGATGTATTAGGGGTGGTGGCCGTGGCTTCCAATACATCTGGTATTCAGGGAACCAGGGTAGATAAGTCAATTACCAGGGACGGCGTGATAGTCGACGGGCCCGTCGATAAATATGGACAGCCAGAACCGGCTAATCATAAATATCTGGAAGGGGATACGGTCAGCGTCTTGAATTCTCTGGATGTGAAAGTCATTATCGGACTGGGTGACATTGGCAAAATGGACATGGCAGACGATATCTCTAATGGAGCGCCGTTAACAACACTAGCGCTACAGGAAGTAATTAACAGGAGTGGATATAAAAATGGAAGAAACGATGGCTCCAAAGACCCGGGTAAGTAA